A stretch of Sulfurimonas xiamenensis DNA encodes these proteins:
- a CDS encoding EF-hand domain-containing protein, with amino-acid sequence MRKFTKKIGFSFVVATALSLVPVSLIAEDVPSTGPMSFSAFDKDKDGFISEAEHNSVREARQEQRASQNRAMRNVQNAPNFGEIDSDKDGKISKMEFLENQNKQMQENRSNKGSKNR; translated from the coding sequence ATGAGAAAGTTTACAAAAAAAATAGGATTTAGTTTTGTAGTTGCAACTGCCTTATCTCTCGTTCCTGTCAGTTTAATAGCAGAAGATGTACCTTCAACAGGTCCAATGTCTTTTTCTGCTTTTGATAAAGATAAAGACGGATTTATCAGTGAAGCCGAACACAACAGCGTTAGAGAAGCCAGACAAGAACAAAGAGCCAGTCAAAACAGAGCTATGAGAAATGTACAAAATGCGCCGAACTTTGGAGAGATAGACAGTGATAAAGACGGCAAAATAAGCAAAATGGAGTTTCTTGAAAATCAAAACAAACAGATGCAAGAAAACAGATCCAATAAAGGCTCAAAAAACAGATAG